In Mycolicibacterium alvei, a single window of DNA contains:
- a CDS encoding iron-siderophore ABC transporter substrate-binding protein: MLMNRPRAAAAVIAAAATLASGCGSAEQTPQSQTSISTSVTKIADSGVLGNQRKPDESCAAEPAAVDQSAREVGNARADGADIPESTEVRGDPERIVALSGDQLDALCALGLQSRIVAAALADGSSEQPSYLGAVVHGVAPAGSRGAPDLEAVKAADPELILGSAALTPASFGALSAIAPTVFTGTPGAAWRDTLRAVGAATGRADAAADLIAKFDDAAADTGAQNDAPHFQASVVQLTEDSVRVYGADTFPGNVLAAVGLDRPATQRFTDKPYEELGTTDADYRSADADIVYVSFASAAARDNAPKILQSPAWRALSAAKDNRVFVVNNEVWQTGQNIVAARGILDDLRWVNAPIN; the protein is encoded by the coding sequence GTGCTGATGAACCGACCCCGAGCCGCAGCCGCGGTGATCGCCGCGGCCGCGACACTCGCCAGTGGATGCGGCTCGGCGGAGCAGACGCCGCAGTCGCAAACGTCGATCTCGACCAGCGTCACCAAGATCGCCGATTCGGGCGTGTTGGGCAATCAGCGCAAGCCCGACGAATCCTGCGCGGCAGAGCCGGCGGCCGTCGATCAGTCGGCGCGGGAGGTCGGCAACGCACGCGCCGACGGTGCCGACATTCCGGAGTCCACCGAGGTACGCGGCGACCCCGAGCGCATCGTCGCACTGTCCGGTGACCAACTGGACGCGTTATGTGCGCTGGGTCTGCAGTCCCGGATCGTCGCGGCCGCACTGGCCGACGGATCGTCCGAGCAACCCTCCTATCTGGGCGCCGTCGTGCACGGTGTCGCTCCGGCAGGCAGTCGGGGTGCGCCGGACCTGGAGGCCGTCAAGGCCGCCGACCCGGAATTGATTCTGGGTTCGGCAGCGCTCACCCCGGCGTCCTTCGGCGCGCTGTCGGCGATCGCCCCGACGGTGTTCACCGGCACGCCCGGCGCCGCCTGGCGTGACACGTTGCGCGCGGTGGGTGCGGCGACCGGTCGCGCCGACGCCGCCGCCGACCTGATCGCGAAGTTCGACGACGCCGCGGCCGACACCGGTGCGCAGAACGACGCCCCGCACTTCCAGGCTTCGGTGGTACAGCTGACCGAGGACAGCGTCCGGGTGTACGGAGCCGACACCTTCCCCGGCAACGTGCTCGCCGCGGTGGGATTGGATCGCCCTGCCACGCAACGGTTTACCGACAAACCCTACGAGGAGCTCGGCACCACCGATGCTGATTACCGCAGCGCCGACGCCGACATCGTCTACGTCTCGTTCGCGTCTGCAGCCGCCCGGGACAACGCACCCAAGATCCTGCAGAGCCCGGCCTGGCGGGCGCTGTCGGCAGCCAAGGACAACCGGGTGTTCGTGGTGAACAACGAGGTCTGGCAGACCGGGCAGAACATCGTGGCCGCCCGTGGCATTCTCGACGACCTGCGCTGGGTGAACGCCCCGATCAACTAA
- the ctaD gene encoding aa3-type cytochrome oxidase subunit I: MVAEAPPIGELEARRPFPERMGPKGNLIYKLITTTDHKLIGIMYCVVCFAFFFIGGLMALFMRTELAMPGLQFLSNEQFNQLFTMHGTVMLLFYATPIVFGFANLVLPLQIGAPDVAFPRLNALSFWLFLFGALIAMGGFITPGGAADFGWTAYSPLTDAIHSPGAGGDLWILGLAVGGLGTILGGVNMITTVVCMRAPGMTMFRMPVFTWNILVTSILVLIAFPILTAALLGLAADRHLGAHIYDPANGGVLLWQHLFWFFGHPEVYIIALPFFGIVSEIFPVFSRKPIFGYTTLIYATISIAALSIAVWAHHMYATGAVLLPFFSFMTFLIAVPTGIKFFNWIGTMWKGQLTFETPMLFSVGFLITFLLGGLSGVLLASPPIDFHVTDSYFVIAHFHYVLFGTIVFATYAGIYFWFPKMTGRLLDERLGKLHFWLTFIGFHTTFLVQHWVGDEGMPRRYADYLPSDGFTTLNVVSTIGAFILGISTLPFVWNVFKSWRYGEPVTVDDPWGYGNSLEWATSCPPPRHNFTELPRIRSERPAFELHYPHMVERMRAEAHVGRTHHPELESADSSS; encoded by the coding sequence TTGGTAGCCGAAGCGCCCCCAATCGGAGAACTCGAGGCACGTCGTCCTTTTCCGGAACGGATGGGCCCCAAGGGCAACCTGATCTACAAGCTCATCACGACGACCGATCACAAGCTGATCGGCATCATGTACTGCGTCGTCTGCTTCGCCTTCTTCTTCATCGGCGGTCTGATGGCACTGTTCATGCGTACGGAACTGGCGATGCCCGGGTTGCAATTCCTGAGCAATGAGCAGTTCAACCAGCTGTTCACCATGCACGGCACGGTGATGCTGCTGTTCTACGCCACCCCGATCGTGTTCGGGTTCGCCAACCTGGTGCTGCCGCTGCAGATCGGTGCGCCCGACGTGGCGTTCCCGCGGCTGAACGCCCTGTCGTTCTGGCTGTTCCTGTTCGGTGCGCTGATCGCCATGGGTGGCTTCATCACCCCCGGTGGTGCCGCGGACTTCGGTTGGACGGCCTACTCGCCGCTGACCGACGCCATCCACTCACCCGGTGCCGGTGGTGACCTGTGGATCCTGGGTCTGGCCGTCGGTGGTCTGGGCACCATCCTCGGTGGCGTCAACATGATCACGACCGTGGTCTGCATGCGTGCACCCGGCATGACGATGTTCCGGATGCCGGTGTTCACCTGGAACATCCTGGTGACCTCGATCCTGGTGCTGATCGCGTTCCCGATCCTGACCGCCGCACTGTTGGGCCTGGCCGCCGACCGCCACCTGGGCGCTCACATCTACGACCCGGCCAACGGCGGTGTCCTGTTGTGGCAGCACCTGTTCTGGTTCTTCGGGCACCCCGAGGTGTACATCATCGCGCTGCCGTTCTTCGGCATCGTGTCCGAGATCTTCCCGGTGTTCAGCCGCAAGCCGATCTTCGGTTACACCACCCTGATCTACGCCACCATCAGCATCGCGGCCCTGTCGATCGCGGTGTGGGCGCACCACATGTACGCGACGGGTGCGGTACTGCTTCCCTTCTTCTCCTTCATGACGTTCCTGATCGCGGTCCCGACCGGCATCAAGTTCTTCAACTGGATCGGCACGATGTGGAAGGGCCAGCTGACATTCGAGACGCCGATGCTGTTCTCGGTCGGCTTCCTGATCACCTTCCTGCTGGGTGGCCTGTCCGGCGTGCTGCTGGCCAGCCCGCCGATCGACTTCCACGTCACCGACAGCTACTTCGTCATCGCGCACTTCCACTACGTGCTCTTCGGCACCATCGTGTTCGCCACCTACGCGGGCATCTACTTCTGGTTCCCGAAGATGACCGGACGTCTGCTCGACGAACGCCTGGGCAAGCTGCACTTCTGGCTGACCTTCATCGGCTTCCACACCACCTTCCTGGTGCAGCACTGGGTCGGTGACGAGGGCATGCCGCGTCGCTACGCCGACTACCTGCCGTCCGACGGCTTCACCACACTCAACGTGGTCTCGACGATCGGTGCCTTCATCCTCGGCATCTCGACGCTGCCGTTCGTGTGGAACGTGTTCAAGAGCTGGCGCTACGGCGAACCGGTGACGGTCGATGATCCCTGGGGTTACGGCAACTCGCTGGAGTGGGCGACCTCTTGCCCGCCCCCGCGGCACAACTTCACCGAGCTGCCCCGGATCCGTTCGGAACGCCCGGCGTTCGAGCTGCACTACCCGCACATGGTCGAGCGGATGCGTGCCGAGGCCCACGTGGGCCGCACGCATCACCCAGAGCTCGAGTCTGCGGACAGCTCCAGCTGA
- the yczE gene encoding membrane protein YczE — MRAPFQRGALLLIGLCGYGVSMAMMVRAGLGLDPWDVFHQGLTRHTPLSLGMASAVVGVVVLLAWIPLRNRPGIGTVANVIVIAVTVDATLAVLPAPSALPVRIAMLIGAVVLNAISTVLYIGAGLGPGPRDGLMTGLVARTGVSVRLVRTGIEATVLAVGALLGGTVGIGTLVYAFGIGPLVQLFLRLTPRSLLFHDFSDGRARAEREPVTTMSEWPQGNSPTRQPAMTQTEPTPTC, encoded by the coding sequence ATGAGGGCCCCCTTCCAACGCGGCGCGCTGCTCCTCATCGGCTTGTGCGGCTACGGCGTGTCGATGGCGATGATGGTGCGTGCCGGGCTCGGACTCGATCCGTGGGACGTCTTCCATCAGGGCCTCACCCGGCATACCCCGCTGTCACTCGGGATGGCGTCGGCCGTCGTCGGCGTCGTCGTCCTGCTGGCCTGGATTCCGCTGCGCAACCGGCCCGGAATCGGGACCGTCGCCAACGTCATCGTCATCGCCGTCACGGTGGATGCCACGCTGGCGGTCCTTCCGGCGCCGTCGGCGTTACCGGTGCGCATCGCAATGTTGATCGGTGCCGTGGTGCTCAACGCCATCAGCACCGTGCTCTACATCGGCGCCGGCCTGGGCCCCGGACCCCGGGACGGCCTGATGACCGGCTTGGTGGCCCGCACCGGAGTGTCGGTGCGGCTGGTGCGTACCGGAATTGAGGCGACCGTGCTGGCCGTCGGTGCGTTGTTGGGCGGCACCGTCGGGATCGGCACCCTCGTCTACGCCTTCGGGATCGGGCCGCTCGTGCAGCTGTTCCTGCGGCTGACGCCACGCTCATTGTTGTTCCACGATTTCAGCGACGGACGTGCCCGGGCGGAACGGGAACCGGTCACTACGATGAGCGAGTGGCCGCAGGGGAACTCACCGACTCGACAACCAGCGATGACTCAGACGGAACCGACCCCGACCTGTTGA
- a CDS encoding NUDIX hydrolase codes for MSTPSDDPLVPRPAATVMLVRDAAEAIEVFMMRRHAAMEFVAGVMVFPGGGVDERDRNADIAWFGPEPDWWAQRLGVDTGLAEALVCAAARETFEESGVLFAGPASDPDGIVSDASVYGEARAALANHSLSFADFLRDEKLVLRADLLRPWDNWITPKEERTRRYDTFFLVGALPEGQRADGDNTETDRAFWSTPQAGLDDFEQGNSFLLPPTWTQLNSLSGRSVADVLATERKIVATEPNLSLGEGSWQIEFFDSGRYNAARNHRAPLGRGGAAGDTSQ; via the coding sequence ATGAGTACCCCTAGCGACGATCCACTGGTGCCGCGTCCGGCGGCCACGGTGATGCTGGTCCGGGACGCCGCCGAAGCGATCGAAGTCTTCATGATGCGCAGGCACGCGGCGATGGAGTTCGTGGCCGGCGTGATGGTGTTCCCCGGCGGCGGAGTCGACGAGCGTGACCGCAACGCCGACATCGCCTGGTTCGGTCCGGAACCGGACTGGTGGGCACAGCGGCTCGGTGTGGACACCGGGCTGGCCGAGGCGCTGGTGTGCGCCGCGGCCCGCGAGACGTTCGAGGAATCCGGGGTCCTGTTCGCCGGACCTGCCAGCGATCCCGACGGGATCGTGTCCGACGCGTCCGTCTACGGCGAAGCGCGTGCCGCTCTGGCCAACCACTCGCTCTCGTTCGCCGACTTCCTGCGCGACGAGAAGCTGGTGCTGCGCGCTGACCTGCTGCGGCCGTGGGACAACTGGATCACCCCCAAGGAAGAACGCACCCGCCGTTACGACACCTTCTTCTTAGTGGGCGCCCTGCCCGAGGGACAGCGGGCCGACGGCGACAACACCGAAACCGACCGCGCCTTCTGGAGTACCCCGCAGGCCGGCCTCGACGACTTCGAACAGGGCAATTCGTTCCTGCTGCCGCCGACCTGGACCCAGCTCAACTCCCTCAGCGGTCGTTCCGTCGCCGATGTACTGGCCACCGAACGCAAGATCGTGGCCACCGAACCCAACCTCTCCCTGGGCGAAGGCAGCTGGCAGATCGAGTTCTTCGACAGCGGCCGCTACAACGCGGCCCGGAACCACCGGGCGCCACTGGGCCGGGGCGGCGCTGCGGGGGATACCAGCCAGTGA
- a CDS encoding enoyl-CoA hydratase gives MSEFISVITGATPEQDGVGTLMLSRPPTNALTRQMYREIVAAAHELGERTDISVVILFGGHEIFCAGDDVPELRTLNAAEAAAADTALRRCVEAVAAIPKPTVAAITGYALGSGMTLAMAADWRVSGDNVKFGATEILAGLAPRAGGAARLAQTIGASKAKELVFSGRFVGAEEALELGLIDQMVAPDHVYDEALAWARRFVDHPVDVLAAAKAAVDKVVDRP, from the coding sequence GTGAGCGAGTTCATCAGCGTGATCACCGGGGCGACGCCGGAACAGGACGGCGTCGGCACCCTGATGCTGTCGCGGCCCCCGACCAACGCCCTGACCCGGCAGATGTACCGCGAGATCGTGGCGGCCGCCCACGAGCTCGGTGAACGCACCGACATCTCCGTGGTGATCCTGTTCGGCGGTCATGAGATCTTCTGCGCCGGCGACGACGTACCCGAGCTGCGCACGCTGAACGCCGCCGAGGCCGCTGCCGCGGACACGGCATTGCGCCGATGCGTCGAAGCCGTGGCTGCCATCCCCAAACCCACCGTCGCCGCGATCACCGGCTACGCACTGGGCAGCGGGATGACCCTGGCGATGGCCGCCGATTGGCGGGTCAGCGGCGACAACGTCAAGTTCGGAGCCACCGAGATCCTGGCCGGCCTGGCGCCCCGAGCCGGCGGTGCAGCCCGGCTGGCCCAGACCATCGGCGCCAGCAAGGCCAAGGAACTGGTGTTCAGCGGACGCTTCGTCGGCGCCGAGGAAGCCCTGGAGCTCGGTCTGATCGACCAGATGGTGGCACCCGACCACGTCTACGACGAGGCACTGGCCTGGGCACGGCGATTCGTCGACCACCCGGTGGACGTGTTGGCCGCGGCGAAGGCCGCCGTCGACAAAGTGGTGGACCGG
- a CDS encoding YciI family protein, with the protein MFHVLTTTYTQPIDVVDQTRPAHVAWLKEEVAAGRILLAGRLETATGAVLVTGDLSEEEVEDVIARDPYTVAGLIRCERTSFNGSVRAPGL; encoded by the coding sequence GTGTTCCACGTCCTCACCACGACTTACACCCAGCCCATCGATGTCGTCGACCAGACCCGTCCCGCCCACGTGGCCTGGCTCAAGGAGGAAGTGGCCGCGGGCCGCATCCTGTTGGCCGGACGTCTGGAGACGGCGACCGGCGCGGTGCTCGTCACCGGAGACCTCAGCGAGGAAGAGGTCGAGGATGTGATTGCCCGCGATCCCTACACCGTGGCCGGGCTCATCCGCTGTGAGCGCACCTCCTTCAACGGGTCGGTCCGCGCACCCGGGCTCTGA
- a CDS encoding ABC transporter ATP-binding protein — translation MAAGELTDSTTSDDSDGTDPDLLIDFARVSLQRGGNTLVGPITWTVELDERWVVIGPNGAGKTSLLRIAAATEHPSSGTAYVLGERLGRTDMSELRARVGLSSSALSQRIPDDEVVRDLVVSAGYAVLGRWREDYEDVDYVQAIDMLESVGAEHLAERVYGTLSEGERKRVLIARSLMTDPELLLLDEPAAGLDLGGREDLVARLTDLAADPDSPAMVLVTHHVEEIPVGFSHALILSEGQAVASGLLTEVLTAENLSKAFGQSIALDVIDGRYFARRTRSRAAHRRRE, via the coding sequence GTGGCCGCAGGGGAACTCACCGACTCGACAACCAGCGATGACTCAGACGGAACCGACCCCGACCTGTTGATCGACTTCGCGAGGGTGAGCCTGCAGCGAGGCGGCAACACCCTCGTCGGGCCCATCACGTGGACCGTCGAGCTCGACGAGCGCTGGGTGGTGATCGGTCCCAACGGTGCAGGCAAGACCTCGCTGCTGCGGATCGCGGCCGCCACCGAACATCCTTCGTCGGGCACCGCGTACGTGCTCGGTGAACGCCTGGGCCGCACCGACATGTCCGAGTTGCGGGCCCGGGTCGGACTGAGCAGCTCGGCGCTGTCACAGCGGATCCCCGACGACGAGGTGGTGCGCGACCTGGTGGTATCGGCCGGCTACGCCGTGCTGGGCCGTTGGCGTGAGGATTACGAGGACGTCGACTACGTCCAGGCCATCGACATGCTGGAAAGCGTCGGCGCCGAACATCTCGCCGAACGGGTATACGGGACCCTGTCCGAAGGTGAACGCAAACGGGTCCTGATCGCCCGCTCGCTGATGACCGACCCCGAACTGCTGCTGCTCGACGAACCCGCGGCCGGGCTCGACCTGGGCGGCCGGGAAGACCTGGTGGCGCGGTTGACCGATCTGGCTGCCGACCCCGACTCGCCGGCCATGGTGCTGGTCACCCATCATGTCGAGGAGATTCCGGTGGGTTTCAGCCACGCGCTGATCCTGTCGGAGGGCCAGGCGGTTGCCTCGGGTCTGCTGACCGAGGTGTTGACTGCGGAGAACCTGTCCAAGGCGTTCGGTCAGTCGATCGCCCTGGATGTGATCGACGGGCGCTACTTCGCCCGGCGAACCAGGAGCCGTGCGGCTCATAGGAGGCGTGAATGA
- a CDS encoding NAD(P)-dependent alcohol dehydrogenase, whose translation MSTVYAYAANSATEPLAKTTITRREVGPHDVAFDIHFAGICHSDIHTVKAEWGTPNYPVVAGHEIAGVVTAVGSEVTKHKVGDHVGVGCFVDSCRECDNCKAGLQQYCTGGGMIATYNSTERDGTPTYGGYSGAIVVDENYVLRIPDSIPLDKAAPLLCAGVTLFSPLRHWNAGPGKNVAVIGLGGLGHMGVKLAHAMGAHVTVLSQSLKKMEDGLRLGADEYYATSDPETFSTLRGRFDLILNTVSANLDLGAYLGLLKMDGTLVELGAPEKPLVVPFFPLGAMRRSLSGSMIGGIPETQEMLDFCAEHDVTPEIEVIQPDYINEAYERVLASDVRYRFVIDTASLRG comes from the coding sequence ATGAGCACTGTTTATGCCTATGCCGCCAACTCGGCGACCGAGCCGCTGGCGAAGACGACCATCACCCGCCGCGAGGTAGGGCCGCACGACGTGGCCTTCGACATTCACTTCGCCGGCATCTGCCATTCCGACATCCACACCGTGAAGGCCGAGTGGGGTACCCCGAACTACCCCGTCGTGGCCGGCCATGAGATCGCCGGCGTCGTCACCGCGGTCGGTTCCGAGGTCACCAAGCACAAGGTCGGCGACCACGTCGGGGTCGGCTGTTTCGTCGACTCCTGCCGCGAATGCGACAACTGCAAGGCCGGGCTGCAGCAGTACTGCACCGGCGGCGGCATGATCGCCACCTACAACTCGACCGAGCGGGACGGCACCCCGACCTACGGCGGCTACAGCGGCGCGATCGTCGTCGACGAGAACTATGTCCTGCGCATCCCCGACAGCATCCCGCTGGACAAGGCCGCTCCCCTGCTGTGCGCCGGTGTCACCCTGTTCTCGCCGCTGCGCCACTGGAACGCCGGACCGGGCAAGAACGTGGCCGTCATCGGTCTCGGCGGCCTCGGCCACATGGGCGTCAAGCTGGCCCACGCGATGGGCGCGCACGTCACCGTGCTGTCGCAGTCGCTGAAGAAGATGGAAGACGGCCTGCGGCTGGGCGCCGACGAGTACTACGCGACCAGCGACCCGGAGACGTTCAGCACGTTGCGGGGCCGCTTCGACCTGATCCTCAACACCGTGTCGGCCAATCTCGATCTCGGCGCCTACCTGGGCCTGCTGAAGATGGACGGCACGCTGGTGGAACTCGGCGCACCGGAGAAGCCACTGGTGGTGCCGTTCTTCCCGCTCGGCGCCATGCGTCGCAGCCTGTCCGGTTCGATGATCGGCGGCATCCCCGAGACCCAGGAGATGCTCGATTTCTGCGCCGAGCACGACGTGACTCCCGAGATCGAGGTCATCCAGCCGGATTACATCAACGAGGCCTACGAGCGCGTGCTGGCCAGTGACGTGCGGTACCGCTTCGTGATCGACACGGCGTCACTGCGCGGCTGA
- the yczR gene encoding MocR-like transcription factor YczR, whose amino-acid sequence MSTDMAARTLDVDLLARELGNWRTSNQSGPAYLGLADAIRLLIVDGRVPVGSRIPSERALADSLRVSRTTVTAAFTQLRDDGYLHARRGARSIAALPAAGHVPSGTTAPTVSLAAAALSAPGTAVLEAFAEAARDIAPYLREPGHELMGVGPLRAAIAERYCSRGLPTDPSQIMVTSGAQHAIGLILASHTQPGDRVLVEQPTYHGALAAISTAGARPVPVALTEDGWELDAVHAALRQLAPSLAYLVPDSHNPTGFTMPTAERKRLGQIISDTRTRTIVDESIADMWIDEAPPEPLAASVPRNDLVLTIGSMSKSFWGGLRVGWIRAERGTLATIAAIRPSVDLGTPILEQLAAAKLLAMRTDVLPERREILRVRREFLVALLARELPDWQPGHGRGGMSLWVKLPAPMSTALSAAAMRLGLDVPAGPRFGVDGTLERFIRLPYALPEPELEEAVRLLSRAWHSITGTLSAAPQTLVV is encoded by the coding sequence ATGTCGACGGATATGGCCGCTCGCACCCTCGATGTGGACCTTCTGGCCCGCGAACTCGGCAACTGGCGCACTTCGAACCAAAGTGGCCCCGCCTACCTCGGGCTGGCCGACGCCATCCGACTGCTGATCGTGGACGGTCGCGTCCCGGTCGGTTCACGCATTCCCAGCGAACGCGCGCTGGCCGACTCGCTACGGGTGTCACGCACCACGGTCACGGCGGCGTTCACCCAACTGCGCGACGACGGCTACCTGCACGCCCGCCGCGGAGCGCGCAGCATCGCCGCCCTGCCCGCCGCCGGCCACGTCCCGTCCGGCACCACCGCACCGACGGTCAGCCTGGCCGCCGCGGCACTGTCCGCGCCCGGAACGGCTGTACTGGAAGCCTTCGCCGAGGCCGCACGAGATATCGCGCCCTATCTGCGCGAGCCGGGTCACGAACTGATGGGTGTCGGCCCCCTGCGTGCGGCCATCGCCGAAAGGTATTGCAGCAGAGGTCTCCCCACCGATCCGAGCCAGATCATGGTGACCAGCGGCGCCCAGCACGCCATCGGATTGATCCTGGCCAGCCACACCCAGCCCGGCGACCGGGTTCTCGTCGAGCAACCCACGTATCACGGTGCGCTGGCGGCGATCTCGACTGCCGGGGCACGGCCGGTTCCGGTCGCACTCACCGAGGACGGCTGGGAACTCGACGCGGTACATGCCGCGCTGCGACAGCTCGCGCCGAGCCTGGCCTACCTGGTTCCCGACAGCCACAACCCGACCGGATTCACCATGCCCACCGCAGAGCGAAAGCGGTTGGGGCAGATCATTTCCGACACCCGAACCCGTACGATCGTCGATGAATCGATAGCCGACATGTGGATCGACGAGGCGCCGCCCGAACCGTTGGCCGCCTCGGTCCCCCGCAATGATCTGGTGCTGACCATCGGCTCGATGTCGAAATCGTTCTGGGGTGGGCTGCGGGTCGGCTGGATCCGCGCCGAGCGCGGCACACTGGCCACCATCGCGGCGATCCGTCCTTCGGTGGACCTCGGCACCCCGATCCTCGAACAACTCGCCGCGGCGAAACTCCTCGCGATGCGGACGGACGTACTGCCGGAGAGGCGTGAAATCCTGCGGGTCCGCCGGGAGTTCCTGGTGGCACTGCTGGCCCGAGAGCTTCCGGACTGGCAGCCCGGGCACGGCCGCGGCGGAATGTCGTTGTGGGTGAAGTTGCCCGCACCGATGAGTACGGCATTGTCGGCCGCCGCGATGCGGCTGGGTCTGGACGTGCCCGCCGGGCCGCGGTTCGGGGTGGACGGCACGCTGGAGCGGTTCATCCGGCTGCCTTATGCGCTGCCGGAACCGGAGCTCGAAGAGGCGGTGCGACTGTTGTCCCGTGCCTGGCACAGCATCACCGGCACGCTCAGTGCGGCACCTCAGACGCTGGTGGTCTGA
- the serB gene encoding phosphoserine phosphatase SerB encodes MTGAPREHSSVLITVTGVDRPGVTSALFEVLARHRVALRNVEQVVVRGRLTLGVLVAAPVESVADALRSDVEAAIHRLGLDVTIERSDDMPVMREPSTHTIVVLGRPITAEAFSVVARAVAGLGVNIDTIRGVSDYPVTGLELRVSVPTGPDGTVYSRLQSALAQVAVDESVDIALEDYSLSRRAKRLIVFDVDSTLIQGEVIEMLAARAGMEAQVAAVTEAAMRGELDFAESLHRRVATLAGLPASVLDDVAEQVELTPGARTTIRTLRRLGFHCGVVSGGFRQVIEPLAHELMLDYVAANELEVIDGKLTGRVIGQVIDRPGKAKALRDFAQQVGVPMEQTVAVGDGANDIDMLAAAGLGVAFNAKPALREVADASLSYPYLDTVLFILGVTRGEIEAADAQDGVLRRVEIPED; translated from the coding sequence ATGACCGGTGCTCCACGCGAGCACTCGTCGGTACTGATCACCGTCACCGGAGTCGATCGGCCCGGCGTCACCTCGGCATTGTTCGAGGTGCTCGCCCGCCATCGGGTGGCACTGCGCAACGTCGAACAGGTCGTGGTCCGCGGCCGGCTCACCCTGGGTGTGCTGGTCGCGGCACCGGTCGAATCGGTGGCCGACGCGCTGCGCAGTGACGTCGAGGCAGCGATTCACCGCCTCGGCCTGGACGTGACGATCGAGCGCAGCGACGACATGCCGGTCATGCGCGAGCCGTCGACCCACACGATCGTGGTGCTGGGCCGTCCGATCACCGCCGAGGCCTTCAGCGTGGTGGCCCGCGCGGTGGCGGGTCTGGGTGTCAACATCGACACGATCCGCGGGGTGTCCGACTACCCGGTGACCGGCCTGGAGTTGCGGGTGTCGGTGCCGACGGGCCCCGACGGCACGGTCTACAGCCGACTCCAATCCGCGTTGGCGCAGGTGGCGGTCGACGAAAGTGTCGACATCGCGCTCGAGGATTACAGCCTTTCCCGTCGGGCCAAGCGACTCATCGTCTTCGACGTCGATTCCACCCTGATCCAGGGTGAGGTCATCGAGATGCTGGCCGCCCGGGCCGGCATGGAAGCCCAGGTGGCCGCCGTCACCGAAGCCGCGATGCGCGGCGAACTCGATTTCGCCGAATCCCTGCACCGTCGGGTGGCGACCCTGGCCGGCCTGCCCGCCTCGGTACTCGACGATGTCGCCGAGCAGGTCGAGCTGACACCGGGCGCCCGGACCACCATCCGGACGTTGCGGCGACTCGGTTTCCACTGCGGCGTGGTGTCAGGCGGTTTTCGTCAGGTCATCGAACCGCTCGCCCACGAACTCATGCTGGACTACGTGGCCGCCAACGAACTGGAGGTCATCGACGGCAAGCTGACCGGGCGGGTCATCGGCCAGGTCATCGACCGCCCAGGAAAAGCCAAGGCGCTGCGCGATTTCGCCCAGCAGGTCGGCGTACCCATGGAACAGACCGTGGCCGTCGGAGACGGGGCCAACGACATCGACATGCTGGCGGCCGCCGGCCTCGGCGTCGCCTTCAATGCCAAACCCGCGTTGCGTGAGGTCGCCGACGCGTCGTTGAGCTACCCCTATCTGGACACCGTGCTGTTCATCCTCGGCGTCACCCGCGGCGAGATCGAGGCCGCTGATGCCCAAGACGGCGTGTTGCGCCGCGTCGAGATCCCCGAGGACTGA